In one Kitasatospora cineracea genomic region, the following are encoded:
- a CDS encoding protein kinase has protein sequence MRAEPGQVVAGRYRVTGRSEGEVGLPAVDVQSGARVRLFGLELPELLVPGHPVGAPAPSYGPRLTARVAQVAAAAAAHPRLLRGLAAGPEDEVLWVAEEAVGGVPLERLAGNGPVSPYRVAEIGADLAGALRAVHEAGLTHGNLTLRTVLVCEDGAAMLGGLLLGAAEEELCAALGGEVPRRVYETRALMLGPLAERWAIDAGAPADTWALGVLLYRLLTGHGPYPEHDLPTLLAAVRDGQHHPADGCGPLRPLVERLLRPDAAARPDAVAVQRELRDLLAFAPEPGLDGPPGSLLPVPRPEAGPLVPRPGGGRRPGRPTDRQGPARPPRVPPKLLGPLVLAGVLVLLCAAIGVIVAVAG, from the coding sequence TGCGGTGGACGTCCAGAGCGGGGCGCGGGTGCGGCTGTTCGGGCTGGAACTGCCCGAACTGCTGGTGCCCGGGCACCCGGTGGGGGCGCCCGCGCCGTCGTACGGGCCGCGGCTGACCGCCCGGGTCGCGCAGGTCGCGGCCGCCGCCGCCGCGCACCCGCGGCTGCTGCGCGGGCTCGCGGCGGGCCCGGAGGACGAGGTGCTGTGGGTCGCCGAGGAGGCGGTGGGCGGGGTGCCGCTGGAGCGGCTGGCCGGCAACGGCCCCGTCTCGCCGTACCGGGTGGCGGAGATCGGCGCGGACCTGGCGGGCGCCCTGCGGGCGGTGCACGAGGCCGGTCTGACGCACGGGAACCTGACCCTGCGCACGGTGCTGGTCTGCGAGGACGGCGCGGCGATGCTCGGCGGGCTGCTGCTGGGCGCCGCCGAGGAGGAGCTGTGCGCGGCGCTCGGCGGCGAGGTGCCGCGCCGGGTGTACGAGACCCGGGCGCTGATGCTCGGACCGCTCGCCGAGCGCTGGGCGATCGACGCGGGCGCCCCCGCCGACACCTGGGCGCTGGGCGTGCTGCTGTACCGGCTGCTGACCGGCCACGGCCCCTACCCGGAGCACGACCTGCCGACGCTGCTGGCGGCCGTCCGGGACGGGCAGCACCACCCCGCGGACGGCTGCGGCCCGCTGCGGCCGCTGGTCGAACGGCTGCTGCGGCCGGACGCCGCGGCCCGGCCCGACGCGGTCGCCGTGCAGCGGGAACTGCGCGACCTGCTGGCGTTCGCGCCCGAACCGGGCCTGGACGGCCCGCCCGGTTCGCTGCTGCCGGTGCCCCGTCCGGAGGCCGGTCCGCTGGTGCCGCGGCCGGGCGGCGGCCGCCGCCCGGGCCGGCCGACGGACCGTCAGGGCCCGGCCCGCCCGCCGCGGGTGCCGCCGAAACTGCTCGGGCCGCTGGTGCTGGCGGGCGTGCTGGTGCTGCTGTGCGCGGCGATCGGGGTGATCGTCGCGGTCGCGGGCTGA
- a CDS encoding serine/threonine-protein kinase produces MGAQDQSTGRLLAGRYALGERLGRGGMGTVWRARDEMLDREVAVKELTVSHLSEEDLEMLQTRMKREARAAARIKHPGVITIHDVLEQDGRPWIVMELVDGRALSDVINQDGTLTPREAADVGLQVLAALHRGHQLGVLHRDVKPANVLLEHGTGRAVLLDFGIAKFEGAMDITRPGDLVGSPDYLAPERAQGQRPGPASDLWALGATLYHAVEGESPFRRDNPLSTLTAVVDEPLPEPRRAAGLGPVLAALMAKDPAERPGADETGRMLREVADGHTVSIRVPEQAGEPRLPTQVVPVVDRTTETAAAEAAAAAAAAVAEPVTEPVRTPVQPTAPVPAPAPVPAAGPVPAPRRRRGRAVLWTLVGALLLAGAGGGAYYLHQHRGTPVVAPDPTPPGPLPTGDNPLPSDSPLPSGAPAPAGYTWKDDPAGFRFLLPTNGTWVRTEKDGGQIYYTPDKQEHFLLFAVMVGQPLAPEDHFLQMEGSLSKSLTDYQRTSLDTAKIKGQEAAVWEFSFGAKDARRHAKEVEFRRADGTAFMVYVSGPEKDWRDSLRQFTTVLNNFTPTI; encoded by the coding sequence ATGGGCGCACAGGACCAGTCGACAGGCCGTCTGCTGGCCGGGCGTTACGCGCTCGGCGAGCGCCTGGGACGCGGCGGGATGGGGACCGTCTGGCGTGCCAGGGACGAGATGCTGGACCGGGAGGTGGCCGTCAAGGAGCTGACGGTCAGCCACCTCTCGGAGGAGGACCTGGAGATGCTCCAGACCCGGATGAAGCGCGAGGCCCGGGCCGCGGCCCGGATCAAGCACCCGGGCGTGATCACCATCCACGACGTGCTGGAGCAGGACGGCCGGCCGTGGATCGTGATGGAGCTGGTGGACGGCCGCGCGCTGTCCGACGTGATCAACCAGGACGGCACCCTGACGCCCCGGGAGGCCGCCGACGTCGGCCTCCAGGTGCTCGCCGCCCTGCACCGCGGTCACCAGCTGGGGGTGCTGCACCGCGACGTCAAGCCCGCCAACGTGCTGCTCGAGCACGGCACCGGGCGGGCCGTGCTGCTCGACTTCGGCATCGCCAAGTTCGAGGGCGCGATGGACATCACCCGCCCCGGCGACCTGGTCGGCTCGCCCGACTACCTGGCCCCGGAGCGGGCCCAGGGCCAGCGGCCCGGACCGGCCTCCGACCTGTGGGCGCTCGGCGCGACGCTGTACCACGCGGTCGAGGGCGAGTCGCCGTTCCGCCGGGACAACCCGCTCAGCACGCTCACCGCGGTGGTCGACGAGCCGCTGCCCGAACCGCGCCGGGCCGCCGGGCTCGGACCGGTGCTGGCCGCGCTGATGGCCAAGGACCCGGCCGAGCGGCCCGGCGCCGACGAGACCGGCCGGATGCTGCGCGAGGTCGCCGACGGACACACCGTCAGCATCCGGGTCCCCGAGCAGGCCGGGGAGCCGCGGCTGCCCACCCAGGTCGTCCCGGTGGTCGACCGGACCACCGAGACGGCCGCGGCCGAGGCCGCCGCCGCGGCGGCGGCCGCAGTGGCCGAGCCGGTCACCGAGCCGGTCCGCACCCCGGTGCAGCCGACCGCCCCCGTACCCGCGCCCGCTCCCGTTCCGGCCGCCGGGCCCGTTCCGGCGCCCCGGCGCCGGCGCGGCCGGGCGGTGCTGTGGACGCTGGTCGGCGCGCTGCTGCTGGCCGGGGCGGGCGGCGGTGCGTACTACCTGCACCAGCACCGCGGGACGCCGGTGGTCGCACCCGACCCGACCCCGCCCGGCCCGCTCCCCACCGGGGACAACCCGCTGCCCAGCGACAGCCCGCTGCCCAGCGGCGCGCCCGCGCCCGCCGGGTACACCTGGAAGGACGACCCGGCCGGGTTCCGCTTCCTGCTGCCCACCAACGGCACCTGGGTGCGCACCGAGAAGGACGGCGGGCAGATCTACTACACGCCCGACAAGCAGGAGCACTTCCTGCTGTTCGCGGTGATGGTCGGCCAGCCGCTCGCGCCCGAGGACCACTTCCTGCAGATGGAGGGCTCGCTCAGCAAGAGCCTCACCGACTACCAGCGCACCAGCCTCGACACCGCCAAGATCAAGGGGCAGGAGGCGGCGGTGTGGGAGTTCAGCTTCGGTGCCAAGGACGCCCGCCGCCACGCCAAGGAGGTCGAGTTCCGGCGCGCCGACGGGACGGCGTTCATGGTGTACGTGTCCGGGCCGGAGAAGGACTGGCGCGACAGCCTGCGACAGTTCACCACCGTCCTGAACAACTTCACGCCCACCATCTGA
- a CDS encoding succinic semialdehyde dehydrogenase, with the protein MTESTIQGRRNPAAKGAARDVASAVPAALVARLAEGVTATGGRTAGTLAPLTGEALAALPVSSEADVEQAFTQARRAQPAWAALSVRHRAGVLLRFHDLLLRRQDEVLDLIQAETGKARLHAFEEVMAVASAARHYGRTAHSYLKDRRRGGAVPGLTSAVEARRPKGVVGQISPWNYPLELSVGDALPALVAGNAVVNKPDTQTALTALWARELFVEAGLPPQVWQIVLGDGPVVGPQVVERADYVAFTGSTRTGRDVARRAAERLVGASLELGGKNAMLVLADADLDRAAAGAVRACFSSAGQLCISIERLFVHRSVADAFLAKFAERTAALRLGGGLAYGADMGSLVSHRQLETVTRHVEEAVKAGAKVLAGGQARPDLGPLFYEPTILDGVTPEMAVCAEETFGPVVSVYRFDTEDEAVTAANATPYGLNSSVWTKDTRRGRKVAARLRTGTVNVNEAYAAAYGSVASPMGGMGDSGLGRRHGSEGILRYTEAQTVAVQRLLPIGPSMGMDDRKFAEFFTTGLKAMKAFRLK; encoded by the coding sequence ATGACGGAGAGCACGATCCAGGGCCGGCGCAACCCCGCGGCGAAGGGGGCGGCGCGCGACGTCGCCTCGGCGGTGCCGGCCGCGCTGGTGGCGCGGCTGGCCGAGGGCGTGACCGCGACCGGCGGGCGGACCGCCGGGACGCTCGCGCCGCTGACCGGCGAGGCGCTGGCCGCGCTGCCGGTCTCCTCGGAGGCGGACGTCGAGCAGGCGTTCACCCAGGCGCGGCGGGCCCAACCCGCCTGGGCCGCACTGTCGGTGCGGCACCGGGCGGGCGTCCTGCTGCGCTTCCACGACCTGCTGCTCAGGCGGCAGGACGAGGTGCTGGACCTCATCCAGGCGGAGACCGGCAAGGCCCGGCTGCACGCCTTCGAGGAGGTCATGGCCGTCGCCTCGGCCGCCCGGCACTACGGCCGCACCGCGCACTCCTACCTGAAGGACCGCCGCCGCGGCGGCGCCGTGCCCGGCCTGACCAGCGCCGTGGAGGCCCGCCGCCCCAAGGGCGTGGTCGGCCAGATCTCGCCGTGGAACTACCCGCTGGAACTGTCCGTCGGCGACGCGCTGCCCGCGCTCGTCGCGGGCAACGCGGTGGTCAACAAGCCGGACACCCAGACCGCGCTGACCGCGCTGTGGGCCCGCGAGCTGTTCGTCGAGGCCGGACTGCCCCCGCAGGTGTGGCAGATCGTGCTCGGCGACGGCCCCGTGGTCGGCCCGCAGGTCGTCGAGCGCGCCGACTACGTCGCCTTCACCGGCTCCACCCGCACCGGCCGCGACGTCGCCCGCCGGGCCGCCGAGCGCCTGGTCGGCGCCTCGCTCGAACTCGGCGGCAAGAACGCCATGCTGGTGCTCGCCGACGCCGACCTGGACCGGGCCGCCGCGGGCGCCGTCCGGGCCTGCTTCTCCTCGGCCGGCCAGCTCTGCATCTCCATCGAACGGCTCTTCGTGCACCGCTCGGTCGCCGACGCCTTCCTGGCCAAGTTCGCCGAGAGGACCGCCGCGCTGCGCCTGGGCGGCGGCCTCGCCTACGGCGCCGACATGGGCTCGCTGGTCTCCCACCGCCAGCTGGAGACCGTCACCCGGCACGTCGAGGAGGCCGTCAAGGCCGGCGCGAAGGTGCTGGCCGGCGGTCAGGCCCGGCCCGACCTGGGCCCGCTGTTCTACGAGCCCACCATCCTCGACGGCGTCACCCCCGAGATGGCGGTCTGCGCCGAGGAGACCTTCGGCCCGGTCGTCTCGGTCTACCGCTTCGACACCGAGGACGAGGCCGTCACCGCCGCCAACGCCACCCCGTACGGCCTGAACTCCAGCGTCTGGACCAAGGACACCCGCCGCGGCCGCAAGGTCGCCGCCCGGCTGCGCACCGGCACCGTCAACGTCAACGAGGCGTACGCCGCCGCCTACGGCTCGGTGGCCTCCCCGATGGGCGGCATGGGCGACTCCGGGCTCGGCCGGCGGCACGGCTCCGAGGGCATCCTGCGCTACACCGAGGCGCAGACCGTCGCGGTGCAGCGGCTGCTGCCGATCGGCCCGTCGATGGGCATGGACGACCGGAAGTTCGCCGAGTTCTTCACCACCGGCCTCAAGGCCATGAAGGCGTTCCGACTCAAGTAG